In one Zymobacter palmae genomic region, the following are encoded:
- a CDS encoding SufE family protein, with protein MATDTPQQALDELIEEFGFFDNWMDRYQYIIDLGKQLPAMPDEWKTAEYRIDGCQSNVWIYDEQHGDHLHFSAMSDAAIVSGLIAVVMRIYNDRTPHAILAMPKDCLDQLGLSQHLSPTRNNGLHAMLAHIYLTAAKLA; from the coding sequence ATGGCAACGGATACTCCCCAGCAGGCGCTTGATGAACTGATCGAAGAGTTTGGTTTCTTCGACAACTGGATGGACCGCTACCAGTACATCATCGACCTTGGCAAACAGTTGCCCGCCATGCCGGATGAATGGAAAACAGCGGAGTATCGCATCGACGGTTGCCAGTCCAACGTCTGGATTTATGACGAACAACACGGTGATCACCTGCATTTCAGCGCTATGTCGGATGCCGCCATCGTTTCTGGTCTGATCGCCGTTGTCATGCGCATCTATAACGACCGCACTCCCCACGCTATCTTGGCCATGCCCAAAGACTGCCTGGATCAACTGGGTCTGAGCCAACACCTTTCACCCACGCGCAATAACGGCCTGCATGCCATGCTGGCCCATATCTATCTGACCGCCGCAAAACTGGCCTGA
- a CDS encoding LuxR C-terminal-related transcriptional regulator — protein sequence MNGWQEDLLTTLEKPHTFDDILRVGERSIQALGFKNCTWITQLPVPLTRREVFAVANNDDEVARRVRSGWYNKAPVFRICAETSRPVMWTGRAEGQLFDMNPGMWEEHFSLGRRAGWAQSVHDRIGIYSLFITSNDSQLEEPDIEVHQRQLQWLTHAMHFAMFTSRDEHDQILSNREREILRWTGDGKTVAEIGIILGLSDSTVNFHLRNAMTKLGAPNKTSAVVKAIFLKELFA from the coding sequence ATGAACGGCTGGCAAGAAGATTTGCTGACGACGCTGGAAAAACCGCATACCTTCGATGATATTCTGCGCGTTGGGGAGCGTTCCATTCAGGCGCTGGGATTCAAGAACTGTACGTGGATCACTCAGTTGCCGGTACCACTGACACGCCGCGAGGTATTTGCCGTCGCTAACAATGACGACGAAGTCGCTCGACGAGTACGGTCAGGCTGGTACAACAAAGCACCGGTCTTCCGTATTTGTGCGGAAACTAGCCGTCCAGTGATGTGGACTGGACGCGCGGAAGGTCAGCTGTTCGACATGAACCCCGGGATGTGGGAAGAACACTTCTCACTAGGAAGGCGAGCGGGATGGGCCCAGTCGGTTCATGATCGCATTGGCATCTACAGCCTGTTCATCACCTCAAACGATAGTCAGCTGGAAGAACCTGATATCGAGGTTCATCAGCGCCAGCTGCAGTGGCTGACCCATGCCATGCACTTTGCCATGTTCACCTCGCGCGATGAGCACGACCAAATCCTGAGCAATCGCGAGCGGGAAATCTTGCGCTGGACGGGAGATGGCAAAACCGTAGCAGAAATCGGCATCATCTTGGGTCTGTCAGACAGCACGGTCAATTTCCACCTGCGCAATGCCATGACGAAGCTGGGCGCACCGAACAAGACGTCGGCCGTCGTAAAAGCCATCTTCCTCAAAGAGCTGTTTGCCTAA